The following coding sequences lie in one Flagellimonas eckloniae genomic window:
- the secDF gene encoding protein translocase subunit SecDF — MQNKGLIKLFALLFGLVSIYQLSYTFIASKLEKDAETYAVSQISEAEEDYVAKREALEASYLDSIGSNPVLGYTSYDDAKKKELNKGLDLKGGINVTLQISVKDILKGLANNTKNPIFNKALADADDASKNSPDTYLELFFDAFDNIKGDAKLASPDIFANKGLSDVINFQMTDDEVKPIIRTKIDESIVSAFEVLRERIDGFGVTQPNIQREGNSGRILVELPGARDIARAQELLSSTAQLEFWETYSQSNQSIGTFFINANEKLKEILEPVETEEEISKPESEIDSLLSDVAQDSLDLSTQVNPLLSKLIPASPGSHAIARVLVTDTAEIGGYLRMREIKRLLPNDVQFTKFLWERSAKDSELAELYALKSNRDNTPRISGDVVSDAQDTFDQFNKPAVSMTMNTRGAKEWEKLTGDAFNNQTGIAIVLDNKVYTAPGVSTGPISGGRSEITGTFSVNETKDIANVLRAGKLPASAEIIQSEVVGPSLGQEAIDSGFMSFLIAMAFVLVWMVFYYGKAGIFADIALILNILLIFGVLTSLGAVLTLPGIAGIVLTIGMSVDANVLIFERIKEELARGKGKAQAVADGFSNALSSILDANITTGLTAIILFIFGSGPIKGFATTLLIGIVTSLFTAIFITRLLVDWYVAKKGRSLDFSTGLTKNLFTNMKINFLGKRKIAYVVSFILVGVGVFSLFTTGLQQGVDFVGGRSYQIRFEKAVNPSEIASELNTVFGSGTNVKTFGEANQIKVTTPYKVDVEGIEVDNEIQDKLYTALQNYLPDGTSFEDFTVGASEKSIGILQSVKVGPTIADDIKNNAFLAIIGSLAVVFLYILLRFRKWQFSLGAVVAVFHDVMIVLGIFSLTGSIMPFNMEIDQAFIAAILTVIGYSLNDTVVVFDRIREIVNLKGWNNGENINQALNSTLSRTLNTSLTTLIVLLAIFTFGGESLQGFMFAMIVGVLVGTYSSVFIATPIMFDALKKKIAGADE, encoded by the coding sequence ATGCAAAATAAAGGACTTATAAAGCTTTTCGCGCTCCTTTTTGGTTTGGTAAGTATTTATCAGCTTTCCTATACTTTCATCGCAAGTAAGTTGGAAAAGGATGCTGAAACCTATGCTGTTAGCCAAATTTCGGAAGCTGAAGAAGATTATGTGGCAAAGCGTGAGGCTTTAGAAGCATCATATCTAGATTCGATTGGTAGTAATCCGGTTTTGGGATATACCAGCTATGATGATGCGAAGAAAAAGGAATTGAACAAGGGATTGGACCTTAAGGGAGGTATAAATGTAACCCTTCAGATTTCGGTAAAAGATATCTTGAAAGGTCTTGCAAACAATACTAAGAATCCAATTTTCAACAAAGCTTTGGCAGATGCCGATGATGCTTCCAAGAATAGCCCGGATACGTATTTGGAGTTATTTTTCGATGCCTTCGACAATATAAAAGGAGATGCTAAGCTTGCTTCCCCTGATATTTTTGCAAACAAGGGATTAAGTGATGTCATCAATTTTCAAATGACGGATGATGAGGTAAAACCAATCATTAGGACAAAGATTGATGAGTCAATAGTTTCTGCTTTTGAAGTACTCCGCGAGCGTATTGATGGTTTTGGAGTAACACAACCCAATATTCAAAGGGAAGGGAATTCTGGACGTATTTTGGTGGAATTACCAGGAGCTAGAGACATTGCAAGGGCTCAAGAACTATTGTCAAGTACGGCCCAATTGGAATTCTGGGAAACCTACTCACAAAGTAACCAGAGTATAGGTACCTTTTTTATCAATGCAAATGAAAAACTAAAAGAGATTTTAGAACCGGTTGAAACTGAGGAAGAAATTTCTAAACCGGAATCTGAAATTGATTCCTTATTATCAGATGTTGCACAAGATTCTTTGGACTTAAGCACACAGGTAAACCCATTGTTGAGCAAATTGATTCCTGCAAGTCCAGGTAGTCATGCAATTGCGAGGGTATTGGTTACAGATACTGCAGAAATCGGTGGATACCTGAGAATGCGCGAAATCAAAAGACTTTTACCTAATGATGTACAGTTTACGAAATTCCTTTGGGAGCGATCGGCCAAAGATTCTGAATTGGCCGAATTGTACGCCTTAAAGTCTAATAGAGATAATACTCCTAGAATAAGTGGAGATGTAGTTTCTGATGCCCAAGATACGTTTGACCAATTCAACAAGCCTGCCGTAAGCATGACTATGAATACAAGAGGGGCAAAGGAATGGGAAAAGTTGACCGGAGATGCTTTCAACAACCAAACAGGTATTGCCATTGTATTGGATAACAAAGTATACACTGCTCCAGGAGTTTCTACAGGACCAATATCTGGTGGTCGTTCGGAGATTACGGGAACATTTTCAGTAAATGAAACCAAAGATATCGCTAACGTATTGCGTGCAGGTAAATTACCAGCTTCCGCAGAAATCATTCAATCAGAAGTTGTTGGTCCATCTTTAGGGCAAGAAGCTATTGATAGTGGCTTTATGTCTTTCTTGATTGCAATGGCATTTGTATTGGTATGGATGGTTTTCTACTATGGAAAAGCCGGAATCTTTGCAGATATTGCCTTAATACTTAACATCCTATTAATCTTTGGAGTACTGACAAGCTTAGGCGCAGTATTGACTTTACCTGGTATTGCCGGTATCGTTTTGACCATTGGTATGTCGGTAGATGCCAACGTACTTATATTTGAACGAATTAAGGAGGAATTGGCGCGTGGTAAAGGAAAAGCTCAAGCCGTTGCCGATGGTTTCAGTAATGCATTGTCCTCTATTTTAGATGCAAACATTACAACTGGTCTTACAGCGATTATACTTTTCATCTTCGGTTCAGGTCCTATTAAAGGATTTGCTACTACCTTATTGATAGGTATTGTTACTTCTTTGTTTACTGCAATCTTTATTACTCGTTTGTTGGTAGATTGGTATGTTGCCAAAAAGGGAAGAAGCTTGGATTTTTCAACAGGATTGACCAAGAACTTGTTCACGAATATGAAGATCAATTTCTTGGGCAAACGTAAGATAGCTTATGTTGTTTCTTTTATTCTTGTTGGAGTCGGAGTATTCTCATTATTCACAACAGGATTGCAACAAGGAGTTGATTTTGTTGGTGGACGTTCTTATCAAATCCGTTTTGAAAAGGCCGTTAATCCATCAGAAATTGCTTCAGAACTAAATACTGTATTCGGTAGCGGAACCAATGTGAAAACTTTCGGAGAGGCAAATCAGATTAAAGTAACCACTCCATATAAGGTAGATGTTGAAGGTATAGAGGTGGATAATGAAATTCAAGATAAATTATATACAGCACTTCAAAACTACTTGCCAGATGGCACTTCTTTTGAAGACTTTACCGTTGGGGCCTCTGAAAAATCAATAGGTATCTTGCAATCTGTAAAAGTTGGTCCAACCATAGCTGATGATATTAAGAATAACGCCTTTTTGGCAATTATTGGCTCACTGGCGGTTGTATTCCTATACATCTTATTACGATTTAGAAAATGGCAGTTCTCATTGGGTGCTGTTGTTGCGGTTTTCCATGATGTAATGATTGTGTTGGGAATCTTCTCACTAACTGGAAGTATCATGCCGTTTAATATGGAAATAGACCAAGCATTTATAGCCGCAATCCTTACCGTAATAGGGTACTCTCTGAATGATACGGTGGTTGTTTTTGACCGTATTCGTGAGATTGTGAACCTTAAGGGGTGGAATAATGGAGAAAATATCAATCAAGCATTGAATAGTACATTGAGCCGTACATTGAACACTTCTTTAACCACATTGATAGTGCTGTTGGCCATCTTTACATTTGGAGGAGAAAGTCTACAAGGATTTATGTTTGCTATGATTGTTGGTGTGTTGGTAGGTACCTACTCATCTGTGTTTATTGCAACACCGATTATGTTCGATGCCCTAAAAAAGAAAATAGCTGGAGCTGACGAATAA
- a CDS encoding GNAT family N-acetyltransferase produces MRIVEATISEATYIALLARITFVETFGHFFRDKKDLEEYLDQTFGVQKIRNSIEKSNNIFWLAYIDELPVGYAKLKLSSPSKFIASENVCQLQKIYVLKDFLSKKVGGSLQDELFKKASESKRGKIWLSVLKENTRAIKFYHKNGFETIGDHDFQIGKEHFEFQAMAKNLM; encoded by the coding sequence ATGCGGATAGTTGAAGCTACCATATCCGAGGCAACGTATATTGCTCTTTTAGCCAGAATAACCTTTGTAGAAACTTTTGGCCACTTTTTTAGGGATAAAAAGGACTTAGAGGAGTATTTGGACCAAACTTTTGGTGTCCAAAAAATTCGCAATAGCATTGAAAAGTCCAATAATATTTTTTGGCTTGCTTATATTGATGAACTTCCGGTTGGGTACGCTAAATTGAAGCTGAGTTCCCCTTCAAAATTTATAGCTTCCGAAAACGTCTGTCAACTTCAAAAAATATACGTTCTGAAAGACTTTCTTTCCAAGAAAGTTGGTGGATCGCTGCAAGATGAACTGTTTAAAAAGGCATCTGAGAGCAAACGGGGAAAAATTTGGTTATCCGTATTAAAAGAAAACACCCGTGCCATAAAGTTTTATCATAAAAATGGTTTTGAGACCATCGGTGACCATGATTTTCAAATAGGAAAGGAACATTTTGAGTTTCAAGCAATGGCAAAGAATTTAATGTAA
- the mdh gene encoding malate dehydrogenase, with product MKITVVGAGAVGASCAEYIAMKNFASEVVLLDIKEGYAEGKAMDLMQTASLNGFDTKITGSTSDYSKTAGSDIAVITSGIPRKPGMTREELIGINAGIVKTVSSSLIEHSPNVILIVVSNPMDTMTYLVHKTTGLPKHKIIGMGGALDSARFKYRLAEALEAPISDVDGMVIGGHSDKGMVPLIGHATRNSVKVSEFLAENRMQQVVEDTKVGGATLTKLLGTSAWYAPGAAVSGLVQAIACDQKKMFPCSTLLEGEYGLEDLCIGVPVLLGRNGIEKVVEIELSDAEKAKMQESAEGVKKTNGLLQF from the coding sequence ATGAAAATTACCGTAGTTGGAGCAGGCGCTGTTGGCGCTAGTTGTGCCGAATATATTGCAATGAAAAATTTTGCATCAGAAGTTGTATTGTTGGATATTAAGGAAGGATATGCCGAAGGAAAGGCGATGGATTTGATGCAGACGGCCTCACTAAATGGGTTTGATACCAAAATTACCGGGAGTACCAGTGATTATTCAAAAACTGCAGGTAGCGATATTGCCGTTATTACTTCGGGAATTCCTAGGAAACCAGGGATGACGCGTGAAGAACTTATAGGGATCAATGCAGGAATCGTAAAGACGGTATCTTCTAGTCTTATTGAGCATTCTCCCAATGTTATTTTGATTGTGGTAAGTAATCCTATGGATACAATGACCTATTTGGTACATAAAACTACAGGTTTGCCAAAACATAAGATTATTGGTATGGGCGGTGCTTTGGACAGTGCCCGTTTTAAATATAGATTAGCAGAAGCATTGGAAGCACCTATTTCTGACGTTGATGGGATGGTAATTGGTGGTCATAGCGATAAAGGGATGGTGCCGTTAATTGGTCACGCAACTAGAAATAGCGTTAAAGTTTCCGAATTTTTGGCAGAAAACCGCATGCAACAAGTGGTAGAGGACACTAAGGTTGGTGGTGCCACTTTAACAAAACTATTGGGAACCAGTGCTTGGTATGCGCCAGGAGCCGCCGTTTCAGGATTGGTTCAGGCAATTGCTTGTGATCAGAAAAAAATGTTCCCATGTTCAACACTTTTGGAAGGGGAATATGGATTGGAAGATTTATGCATTGGAGTTCCCGTACTGTTGGGAAGAAATGGTATAGAAAAGGTTGTGGAGATAGAATTGAGTGATGCTGAAAAGGCAAAAATGCAGGAAAGTGCTGAAGGGGTTAAAAAAACCAACGGGCTGCTTCAGTTCTAA
- the asnB gene encoding asparagine synthase B, with product MCGIVCAFDVKESTEVLRPQLLEMSKKVRHRGPDWSGIYSDDKAILAHERLAIVDPASGKQPLFSADEKLVLAANGEIYNHRELRKQFEGKYEFKTESDCEIILALYQEKGVDFVDELNGIFGFAIYDSEKDEYFIARDHMGIIPLYIGWDKNGTFYVGSELKALEGTCSKIELFPPGHYLHSADGEFKRWYKRDWMEYDAVKENETSIQEIKDALEAAVHRQLMSDVPYGVLLSGGLDSSVTSAVAKKYSQMRIESGDTKEAWWPQLHSFSVGLEGSPDLAAAKLVADHIGTIHHEIKFTIQEGLDAIKDVIYNLETYDITTIRASTPMYLMARVIKSMGIKMVLSGEGADELFGGYLYFHKAPSPKDFHEETVRKLDKLHMYDCLRANKSLAAWGIEGRVPFLDKEFMDVAMRINPKDKMINGERMEKWVVRKAFEAYLPESVAWRQKEQFSDGVGYSWIDTLKELVDQEVSDEQLANAHFKFPIQTPTTKEEYYYRSIFESHFPSDAAALCVPQEPSVACSTKIALEWDEAFKNMNDPSGRAVANVHEDAYDK from the coding sequence ATGTGCGGAATTGTATGTGCGTTTGATGTCAAGGAAAGTACAGAAGTATTAAGGCCCCAACTTTTGGAAATGTCCAAGAAAGTGAGGCATAGAGGACCGGATTGGAGTGGAATTTATTCAGATGATAAGGCAATATTGGCCCATGAGAGGTTGGCAATAGTTGACCCGGCATCCGGAAAGCAACCATTGTTCAGTGCGGATGAAAAACTGGTGTTGGCCGCCAATGGCGAGATTTATAACCATAGAGAATTAAGAAAGCAGTTTGAAGGTAAATATGAATTTAAGACCGAATCTGATTGTGAAATTATTTTGGCGCTGTACCAAGAAAAAGGAGTTGATTTTGTTGACGAACTAAATGGAATTTTTGGTTTTGCCATATATGATAGCGAAAAGGACGAATACTTCATTGCTCGAGATCATATGGGAATCATTCCATTATATATAGGATGGGATAAAAATGGTACTTTTTATGTTGGATCTGAACTTAAGGCATTAGAAGGAACCTGTTCCAAGATTGAACTTTTCCCTCCTGGACATTATTTACATAGTGCCGATGGTGAGTTTAAAAGATGGTACAAAAGAGATTGGATGGAGTATGATGCCGTAAAAGAAAATGAAACCAGTATTCAGGAGATAAAGGATGCTTTGGAAGCTGCTGTGCATCGTCAGTTGATGTCGGATGTGCCATACGGTGTTTTATTGTCTGGTGGTTTGGACTCATCAGTAACCTCTGCGGTTGCTAAAAAGTATTCGCAAATGCGGATTGAATCAGGAGATACCAAAGAGGCTTGGTGGCCTCAACTACATTCCTTTTCAGTAGGTTTGGAGGGCTCCCCAGATTTGGCCGCGGCCAAATTGGTTGCGGATCATATTGGTACAATACACCATGAAATCAAATTTACCATCCAAGAAGGCCTTGATGCTATAAAAGATGTTATTTATAATCTGGAAACCTATGATATTACTACCATTAGAGCTTCTACTCCAATGTATTTGATGGCCAGAGTAATAAAATCGATGGGAATTAAGATGGTGTTATCGGGAGAAGGAGCGGACGAGTTGTTTGGAGGGTACTTGTACTTCCATAAGGCTCCAAGCCCAAAAGATTTTCATGAAGAAACCGTTAGAAAACTTGATAAATTACATATGTATGATTGCCTTAGGGCCAATAAATCGCTTGCCGCATGGGGAATAGAAGGTCGTGTCCCCTTTTTGGACAAGGAGTTTATGGACGTTGCCATGCGTATAAACCCAAAAGATAAAATGATCAATGGAGAGCGTATGGAAAAATGGGTGGTTCGCAAAGCTTTTGAAGCCTATCTTCCAGAAAGTGTGGCTTGGAGACAAAAAGAACAATTTTCTGATGGTGTTGGATACAGCTGGATAGACACGCTGAAAGAATTAGTGGATCAGGAGGTGAGTGATGAGCAATTGGCCAACGCCCATTTCAAATTCCCAATACAAACACCAACAACGAAAGAGGAATACTATTACCGTTCCATTTTTGAGTCACATTTTCCGTCAGATGCCGCTGCATTGTGCGTGCCTCAGGAACCTTCTGTGGCCTGTAGCACCAAAATAGCTTTAGAGTGGGACGAAGCTTTTAAGAACATGAATGATCCATCAGGAAGGGCAGTGGCCAATGTCCATGAAGATGCATACGATAAATAG
- a CDS encoding DUF6588 family protein: MKRIILLFALCSFSIGMAQSNLNDLLAAGLNDAERFTNDWMAPMTEAGIYSISNGWYNSADAKPLGGFEISIIGNITGFKNKDDKKTFTLNTADYENLQFVDASTSKEVATALGDIEGIDVAINATIEGQQVTTQFELPSGLSSEDLNFIPSGYIQASVGLIKGTEIKARFLPKINTDDVSVGLYGFGIQHDFTKHLPADKLLPVAISAVIGYTNLSGEYDFTSTGVVNGENQRIDAQFSSWNFSAVVSTRLPVINFYGGLNYITGKSDIDILGTYEVETTGAPIVYDDPFAISNKVSGVSANIGTKLKLGFFRINADYNIAEFSTFTFGVNFGFR, from the coding sequence ATGAAAAGAATAATTCTTTTGTTCGCATTATGTAGTTTTTCCATAGGAATGGCTCAATCTAATTTAAATGACCTTTTGGCCGCAGGTTTAAATGACGCAGAGCGGTTTACCAATGATTGGATGGCCCCAATGACAGAAGCAGGAATCTATAGCATCTCTAACGGATGGTACAATTCTGCAGATGCCAAACCATTGGGCGGATTTGAAATTTCAATTATTGGAAATATCACCGGTTTTAAAAACAAGGATGATAAAAAGACCTTTACCTTAAATACTGCGGATTATGAAAATCTTCAGTTTGTTGATGCAAGTACTTCAAAAGAAGTAGCAACGGCTTTAGGGGATATTGAGGGAATTGATGTTGCAATTAATGCAACTATTGAAGGACAGCAGGTAACCACACAGTTTGAACTGCCATCTGGTTTGTCCTCAGAAGATTTAAATTTTATTCCTTCAGGATACATTCAAGCAAGCGTAGGTTTAATAAAGGGAACTGAGATAAAAGCTCGGTTTTTGCCTAAAATAAACACAGATGATGTTTCAGTGGGACTGTATGGTTTTGGTATTCAACATGATTTTACCAAACACCTTCCAGCTGATAAATTGCTTCCTGTAGCAATCTCTGCAGTGATTGGCTATACCAATCTGAGTGGTGAATATGATTTTACCAGCACAGGGGTTGTTAACGGGGAAAACCAGCGTATTGATGCTCAGTTCAGCTCATGGAATTTTAGTGCCGTAGTCTCTACACGTTTGCCTGTAATCAATTTTTATGGAGGATTGAATTATATCACCGGAAAATCAGATATCGATATTTTGGGGACATACGAAGTTGAAACAACAGGCGCTCCGATTGTTTATGATGACCCGTTTGCCATTAGTAACAAGGTAAGTGGGGTATCTGCAAACATCGGGACAAAACTGAAACTAGGCTTTTTTAGAATAAATGCCGATTACAACATTGCTGAATTTAGCACTTTTACCTTTGGCGTCAATTTTGGATTTAGATAA
- the gyrB gene encoding DNA topoisomerase (ATP-hydrolyzing) subunit B: MSEEAKKPQYSADSIQALEGMEHVRMRPSMYIGDVGTRGLHHLVYEVVDNSIDEAMGGYCDTIDVIINEDNSITTKDNGRGIPVGLHKKEGVSALEVVMTKIGAGGKFDKDSYKVSGGLHGVGVSCVNALSSHLKATVYREGKIWEQEYERGKTLYPVKSVGESKETGTVVTFIPDNTIFSQTTEYSYDTLANRMRELSYLNKGITITLTDKRNKDEKGEYISETFHSQEGLKEFIRFLDETREPLIQKVISMEGEKNGIPVEVAMIYNTGFSENLHSYVNNINTHEGGTHLSGFRRGLTGTLKKYADNSGLLDKLKFEISGDDFREGLTAIVSVKVAEPQFEGQTKTKLGNREVTSAVSQSVSEMLTNYLEEHPDDAKQIVEKVKLAAQARHAAAKAREMVQRKNPMSVGGLPGKLSDCSEQDPTKCEVFLVEGDSAGGTAKQGRDRNFQAILPLRGKILNVEKAMQHKVFENEEIKNIYTALGVTIGTEEDSKALNLEKLRYHKVVIMCDADVDGSHIETLILTFFFRYMRELIEGGHVYIATPPLYLVKKGTKRRYAWTDAERDEIIESMNGGAGIQRYKGLGEMNAEQLWDTTMNPDFRTLRQVTIDNATESDRIFSMLMGDEVPPRREFIEKNAVYANIDV, encoded by the coding sequence ATGAGCGAAGAAGCTAAAAAACCCCAGTATTCAGCAGATAGTATTCAGGCCCTTGAAGGGATGGAACATGTGCGTATGAGACCTTCAATGTATATTGGAGATGTAGGTACTAGGGGATTGCACCATTTGGTGTATGAAGTTGTGGATAATTCCATTGATGAAGCCATGGGAGGGTACTGTGATACTATCGATGTAATCATCAATGAAGATAATTCCATAACAACAAAAGATAACGGACGGGGAATTCCGGTAGGTCTTCACAAAAAGGAAGGAGTTTCGGCCTTAGAAGTTGTTATGACCAAGATTGGGGCTGGAGGTAAGTTTGATAAGGATTCCTATAAAGTTTCAGGTGGTCTTCATGGTGTAGGGGTTTCCTGTGTAAATGCACTCTCAAGTCATTTAAAAGCTACTGTTTATCGTGAAGGTAAAATTTGGGAGCAAGAATACGAAAGAGGTAAAACCTTATATCCCGTCAAAAGTGTTGGTGAGAGTAAGGAAACAGGTACCGTAGTAACCTTTATTCCTGATAATACCATTTTTTCACAGACGACGGAATATAGTTATGACACCTTGGCAAATAGGATGCGAGAGCTTTCTTATTTGAACAAGGGAATAACAATAACACTCACAGATAAAAGAAATAAGGACGAAAAAGGAGAATATATTTCTGAAACGTTCCATTCTCAAGAAGGATTAAAAGAGTTTATACGATTTTTGGATGAAACTCGGGAGCCTCTTATTCAAAAGGTTATCTCTATGGAAGGAGAGAAAAATGGCATCCCTGTTGAAGTGGCGATGATATACAATACCGGTTTTTCAGAAAATCTGCATTCCTATGTCAACAACATTAATACACATGAAGGAGGAACACATTTATCAGGTTTCAGAAGAGGATTGACAGGTACGCTTAAAAAGTATGCTGACAATTCAGGCTTACTTGATAAATTAAAGTTTGAAATCTCTGGAGATGATTTTAGGGAAGGTCTGACGGCAATCGTGTCAGTCAAGGTGGCTGAACCCCAGTTTGAGGGTCAAACAAAAACTAAACTGGGTAACCGAGAAGTGACCAGTGCGGTAAGTCAGTCAGTTTCAGAAATGCTGACGAATTATCTGGAAGAACATCCAGATGATGCCAAGCAAATCGTTGAGAAGGTAAAGCTAGCAGCTCAAGCAAGACATGCAGCGGCCAAGGCTCGCGAAATGGTTCAGCGTAAGAATCCAATGAGCGTTGGAGGGTTACCGGGAAAGCTATCCGATTGTTCGGAACAAGACCCAACCAAATGTGAGGTTTTCTTGGTAGAGGGAGATTCTGCAGGAGGTACGGCAAAACAAGGAAGAGATAGAAACTTTCAGGCCATATTACCTTTAAGAGGTAAAATCCTGAACGTTGAAAAAGCCATGCAGCATAAGGTTTTTGAAAACGAAGAAATTAAAAATATCTACACGGCTCTTGGTGTCACTATTGGAACCGAAGAAGATAGTAAAGCATTGAACCTTGAAAAATTACGTTACCACAAGGTGGTGATTATGTGTGATGCGGATGTGGATGGGAGCCATATTGAGACTCTGATTCTAACTTTCTTTTTCAGGTATATGCGTGAGTTGATAGAAGGCGGACATGTTTATATTGCTACCCCACCATTATATTTAGTGAAAAAAGGGACCAAGCGAAGATATGCATGGACCGACGCCGAACGTGATGAAATTATAGAATCCATGAATGGTGGAGCTGGTATTCAGCGATATAAAGGTCTGGGTGAAATGAATGCAGAACAATTGTGGGATACTACAATGAATCCTGATTTTAGAACTTTAAGACAGGTTACCATAGATAATGCTACAGAATCTGACCGCATCTTCTCAATGTTGATGGGGGATGAGGTACCGCCAAGGCGAGAATTTATAGAGAAAAATGCCGTTTATGCGAACATAGATGTATAA
- a CDS encoding HEAT repeat domain-containing protein, with protein sequence MGFYDLPKNERSLLVQTIDSDILEGFVQKKESIVLNYFSDDDTYIRKTGYLAVGKIHKNKALEIDSLVSFLNQLYLSKLYKVRQTVINAAGELGKTHFEFVEHFFDKALFDEHHSVRNAVIGSIKKMGENNPKPILKWARKYLHHPDKEVRREICHGIELRGRKYPQDILPLLKELQHDTTARVKNTLIHVLGQISYKKGCLETVVKELNTWENKALVEKALDEIVDVHDRYKNFSVLTQKEAITYIDRNFRGKNE encoded by the coding sequence ATGGGATTTTACGATTTACCCAAAAATGAACGTTCGCTGTTGGTTCAAACAATTGATTCCGATATTTTGGAAGGTTTTGTACAAAAGAAGGAATCCATTGTCTTAAACTACTTTTCTGATGATGACACCTATATCCGAAAGACAGGCTATTTAGCTGTAGGTAAAATCCATAAAAATAAAGCACTCGAAATTGATAGTCTTGTCAGTTTTCTTAATCAATTATACTTATCCAAGCTGTATAAAGTTCGTCAAACTGTTATCAATGCGGCTGGAGAATTGGGCAAAACCCATTTCGAGTTTGTGGAACACTTTTTTGATAAAGCTTTGTTTGATGAACACCACTCCGTCAGGAATGCAGTTATAGGCTCCATCAAAAAAATGGGCGAAAATAACCCAAAACCTATTTTGAAATGGGCTAGAAAATATTTACATCATCCAGATAAGGAAGTTAGAAGGGAAATCTGTCATGGTATTGAGTTAAGAGGGCGCAAGTATCCCCAAGATATTCTTCCATTGCTAAAAGAATTGCAGCATGATACAACCGCTCGGGTAAAAAACACCTTGATTCATGTTTTAGGGCAAATTTCGTATAAGAAAGGATGTCTGGAAACCGTGGTAAAAGAATTAAATACTTGGGAAAATAAAGCATTGGTTGAAAAGGCACTGGACGAAATTGTGGATGTGCACGACCGATATAAAAACTTTTCGGTACTTACACAAAAAGAGGCTATAACTTATATTGATAGGAATTTTCGAGGAAAAAATGAGTGA